CTGAAATATGAATATGCAAACGCCAGTAGCCCTCCTGATTTTCACTCCAAATTATTAGAAACCGAATATGGAATAAATACATTATCTAAATATTACACTAAGTACGATTGGTAATTCTAAGTACCAACTCCATCAGTCACCTGGCTTGCTACCATGTCTTAAGGCATAATGGCCTGCAAAATATTAATTCAAATATTTGAGGCTTGAAAATAATTACTTCGGTAACTCTGAACTGATACACACTAAGAAATATACATGTCATGGTtcagtatatttttattatatctttaatgatatattatatatatatatatatatatatatatatatatatatatatatatatataatttaatagATTTAgtttatatttctatttaatttaatatatttgtacTAGAAAGCTGTTATTTAGCCATCAATAGTCCATATCAGGAACTACAAGACATCAAGAAAAAATTGCTATGTACAAAGTAATAATCAGTATGTTCATCATAATAATTCCAATTTGTAATCAAATCAGCCTCTAATGGAATCAGTTTAGATGAAGGCAGCTAGTAGCATAATTCTGGGGTTTACgtatctttttttaaattataaaagctGGAATGTGTTCTCTCTTTTGCAGcttacaaaataattaatatttcagaCTCCAAAAGGGTGTGATGTGGGAATTGAAATGCCTTAATGCATTTACTTAGGTGCAAGAAAATAAGTAGTGGAATTTATTGATGAGAATTTATATGGAATAATATTGTAATTTTAAGACTGTCATGACAATTCATGAAATTTGGGCATAGAAGAGGAACTAATAATTCCAATACCTGCAGGGAACAAGACTATACATTCTACTTATCTTGAAACATCCTGAACTGGTAATGTAACTGTTAAACCTAAGTATtagtcttttttatttattgatttatttaacATTATCTAGAATCAACTGCAGGGTGAAGGTGGACATACATCATTCTTTGAGACAATATTAAGTGTCAAGAAATCCCTTCAGTTTTCATTCCCACTATCCACATAACAGACTCTTCTTACTGAAGAGTTACATATGGAAAAACTACACATAATTTAAATTCCTCTGTCAGAAAATGTTTGCAGATTGAGAACTTTTGATGTTTACATACCAAACGCACAagaattttattccttttaaagCATGGTGGTTTGACTTCTGAACTGCACAAAATATCATTATAACACATTGACGGTTCAGATGtccattaaaaaggaaaaaataataaatatatacaaaatcAAAAGGTAAAACTAACAAGTACTAAAGAGATAAGACTTTAATTTATTAGGATCTTTAattatgtaaaaatattcttcagGTTATGATCTTATGAACACttaagtgttttattttatgtatgtaCAGACCCACTGAAGTCCCTGTCTTTGACACACTGAAGCAAGTTTAATTAGGGAGAAAATCTGAGGTCAtatcaattaaaatatttttgcatgttAAGTATGTGGCATAAAAATGTGTtgaagaaaaagtttcaaaCTTTAATTAAAACTGCAATTGTATATCAGTACTGAAACAAttagacatttttcttttaataaggCACTGTAGACTGACAactctaagaaaaaaaagtaagaattaAATTATGATCGCTCCTCTGAATGCATTTTTGATAATCTGCAGATTGGGTAAGTGGTACATAAGGTAGATAAAAAACAAAGGATTTAATTTCAGATGAAATTAGAATTGAAAGCAAACACACATCTAATGAACTCCCACGTGATCtgcaacaaaaaaggaaaatatacaTATGCAACGGAAGGACAATCATACTCCGTAACTAATTTTGTATGCTCAGCAAGATAATGTAATAGATACTTGCAGGCAACTGTTGCAGATACTTCTTATTGCAATTTATGGATGAGAAACTCCTCTATCACAAACGTGTGACACTAGTGTTTTTACACAGGTGAAATTTTAGTTTCAGTTCCTAAATAAAAGCCAACAGGAGTACTGTAAAGAGTCTATTGTAACATACTAAGTAGTAAAAGGGGTATGTCATactcaaaaaggaaaatatgctaaaaaatattactgtttTTAAAACTCTGCATTAAATTTACAAGGTTGGGGTGGGGCCAAATTGACTGCATGTTTTCCAACATCTTATGTATACAGCCACTAGAGAGCAGTTTGACATTTAAATAAGCTCCTGTATCCCCCAATAAAATATGCTATGCATCAGGTAAGCAAATTGTTTCTTCTAATATATGCAGAATTTCTATTTACAAATGGTCTCATGAACTGTTTACACCTTCATTCACTCAGATGGGTAATTTTAATTATTCTCTACATTTCACAGAAACACACAATGTTCTGAGTTTGAAGAGACCCATaaggatcatcaagttcaaCTCCTAAATGAATGGCCCATACCACAACCCTTACAGCTTATTAAAGGTAAAGCTTATTACAAATGCTAGCTATTTGGCTGGAAACCATTGTTAATCATTTTTGTTAGACTTAGAACTAGTTTGTATTTTTGCTTATGCAAATTAAACTCCTAAAAGTCTTTCCTACCTATATCAGGTAAAAAAGGCTAATAAATAACAAACTAGTTTCTCCATTTGCCCAACAAGTAGACACTGTTGGACAAATTTAAGTGGGTTCACTCCTCCCTCTCTCTTCAGTTGCTAAATGTTATAAAAATACATGTCTTTCAGaagcttaaaaaaagaaaagaaccaaacaaaccaacaaccaacaaaaccaaTCCCCAAAAGCCCAGTACACACTCCTTCCTAATAAGCATTTCTATCTTTAAGGATAGAAATTATAAACATGATTAAGTTCAATAACAGTAGAGTCATAGCAAAAGTAGTAGTACTGTTAATCCATAATGGTCAAGAAAATAGGTATTAAATATTCATTACAATGCTTAATTTTGTATAtgtgtttttttcagtgttgcatcctatgttttaaaaaaaagtgcCATTTTAAATCCATGAAAGTTTTGTCAAAGTAGTTTCCAATAAACGTTCCTTAAACAAGCTCTGTAATTCAACTTGTTCCTTAAATGAGTTCTCTtaattcctggatttttttcagatttcaaaatatttcagaaatctgTTTTATAGATAAAGCATCCTAACCACTTGGCTAATATTTAATTACAAACAGAAATAACAAAACCATTATTTAAAAAGAACTAAGAAATATTCAGTTGACTGCTAAAATTTCCACATTATCAGATCTGCCAGCTGCCATACAGGATCGTATTGATATTTCTCAAAATTcagatttctctttttaagTCACTTATACCCTAAAGAATATAAAGTAGACAATTCAATATACACATTCACTTTAAATCCATAAGTAAGTCTCAGATTGTTAAcgctattttaaaaaaacttcaaGGCCAGtacaaaagaaatacaaaaaaacagACTTAAAAGATCTGTTAAATGAAATGCACAGCTAACATCTCAATAGCAGCTATTCCACATCAGTCTGGTAGGAAAAAATAGTTTACATATAAAGCATAATGAAAAGTATTGTCAGATATAAAGGGAATTAAGTCAGGCAGTCAATGCCATTTAAGTAAAGGTGACTACACTGCTGCAGAACCAAACAGGTATCACTGCTGCATTAAACACAGTTCCTAACATGCCAGTGAACTGAACAAGCTATAGACAAACTGCACTAGCAGAGCACTGAagctctgcttccctctgtACTCAAGGATTGCTGGTCTTTTTGCTTCTCTTGTCACTTCATGTAACATTTGATACATCCATCCAGGAGAATGGAAAATGAGGGAATGCATGTTTTATTAGAGTTGGAACATAGTGAGATTAGTGACCCTCCTGTGGGACAAGGGTTCCCCACACAACAGCACAGTACTACCCCTAAGACACGTCCTACTGCGGGTGACCACACGGATCAGAAGAATATGTACAGCTTTTGTGCAGGTGtctataaaaaacaaaacccatccTCTTCTGTCACCAAAATTTATGCAATTCGAAACAAAAAATGcaaccaaaaaatcccccaaaaaacaaaaagcaaacaccTCCCCCCGAATACTgggatttctgaagaaaaatcaTAGTTAAAAGTAATTTCTCCAACCATCTCCAATTAAATTTCTCTAGCCATCACAGATATTCAAGTATTTACCATAATAATTATAAAGCAAACTATGTTCTTAGAAAATAGactgcaaaacaaaatacatcTGGCTGGCACAATCAAAATGTAATTTGGATACTTTACTCAATTCTCTTCCAAAGAAACATGATCTGGCTAAATGACGTTCAAGCCATTTTTAGTGATGATATTTTCAACTGGGTTAGCAGGACAACACAGATTATACTCTCTTCCAGGCTCTACTTACATTCTTTGAAGATACGTAATTGTTCAGCTGTACTTATCAGCTGAAATTCTTGATGGCATTTACAGTACATAAAGAATCCTGTTCATCATCTCTACTTATATCAAAACCTACTGTGATATTTCTGAAATGAACAAGATTTTTAAGTGTTCTCATCTCACAGCAAGCAATAAATATTCATTCAACAATCTGTCAGATACCCAACTTCAAAAGATAACTGGCTTGGAGGCAAATACATGATAATTACAGCTTTTGAATTCCTCAGAAACTAAAGCTGCAGACCTATACTTCTAAACAGAAtttactgattttctttttctttgttcttatAGAGAAGAAATAGGGTGAAAAAAAGGCAGAACAGAAAGATCAAGAAGTGTAAGGGAGCATTTTAGTAAATTGTGAATACAAAGCTACAATAAAATTTACCTTAAAAATTACCTTAAAAGAGCTGGCCTTGCAGTCCAGCAGGTTTGTAATACATTATTTAATGTATTCAAAAGTAATCCGGCTGGCAAGTATGATGTAAAAATAAcagcacttttcttttttctttgggggaaaAGTTCATTTAGTTCAGTCTACCACCTGAGTGTTTCTCAGCTATTCATCACAAACACATTTATCCTTTTTAAAGCAGGATCAAAGTTAGATTTTCAATAGTAATTAAAAGCTGTTCAAAACAGTATTTACCTTATTCCATATCTAGGTAACAggaaagtaggaaaaaaaaagagaattattatttttaccttttctaGCTTTTTCGCCTCAATATGTCGCAGCACCTGTTCCCTCCAGTCATGAGGGACTTTAGTTTTTCCTGCAGGGTCTAACAGTGAGTGCTCGGAGTTAACCCTTGGGTTGGATCTCTTGGAGGGGCTAGTCCGCGAGTAATTGAAGTCACTGACTGACATAGTTCTTTCTGGTATCTCGCTCACCGAGGGCCGCGCGCTCTGCGGCCGGCTCACGTTGGGACCATCAATGCTGTATGTCCGAGCAGAGAGAGGCCTCTGCTGTCCCGACATTACTGCTGCAGCTCTTCCCATTGAATGCAAATCTCTGTATGTTAAGTAGTCCCCTTCAGGAACTTGAGCTCGTCTTGAAGGTCCACTATCCCCAATATTTATGGAAGCTGTAGAAGATACACTGCTCTGCCTTTGAAGAGTGTGCCTGGTGGCTCCTGGGAGCAGTCTGTCACCTGGTGGAACAGCCCACAGATCTGTGTGTCTCCCAGCCATCCGCTGGTGAGTGCTGTACACAGCGCTGGCCCGGACATTGTTATGATTGGAGAAATTCATGTTGCCAGAATGCTTTACGTAACTGGGAGTTTCTGTACTGTCAGACCTAAGCAGACGTGAATGAGGTAAAGTGCCCTGTTCTGCTTGGGTGTTTTGTTTCTGGGGCCACAAGGCATCTtttgctgctgcactgctgctgtaCTGAATATTATATTGGGGAGCAGAGAGCATCTGTGCACCGCCTGTCACTGATCCCCTCACTAAATTAGCACCTTCAGGATTGTGATTTGAGTCAAACTTGAACACCGTTTTTGTAGAAGATACTAAATCAGATGATGACGATGACCCAGGAAAAACCTGTAAAGGCTGATCATAGAGGAGAGTAGCAGATTTACTTCGGACTATGTTTTTTCCATCTGCAGTATCAGATCCTGATTTTACCACCAAGTTTGGTTGTTGAGATCCATTCTCATTTACAGCATCATAGATTTTCAGCCCACCGTTGTCCATACTTGTGATGCTGTGAGATTTCATCACAGGACCACCTCTCTGTGGGGACAAATCTTCAGTGCTTCTAGAAACAGATAGCTCAGCAGAATCCCCATCAACTGTAGTGCTTTTTGCTAGTTTTTCTTTACTGGGAGACTGTACTGTTTCCTCAGGAAGTCCGTTTACTTTATTTACTTGatgtttatttccattttccaagtgCTCACTTTCTTCTTTTGCGTTCTTATTCAAAAATCCCATTACTGAAacaattttctgtgtttctaaCTTTTCTACAGGAACTGGTACTACCTCTTCACTAACAAGTTTATTGATATTCATGTTTATTTGGTCTAATTTGTGAGACTCCTCCATAGGAGTGCTTAGATCAACACCTTTTCCTATTAGGCCTAATCTTTCTTCAATGCTCAATTCATATTCAGACAAATTTGTAACCTTCTCTTGCACATTTAGTTTTTCTTCCACAGTAATACTCAATTCTCCTCCATTTTGCAAGAGATTATTCAAATTTTCATCTTCTtgcctggaagaaaaaaaagaagttctCCTAAGAATTAATGTATTTCTCTAAGTatcattttagaaaaaaaagttaccATTAATATGCAATCATGCTGGGCATACAAAACAGGACAAAGAAACAGATTTGCGATTTGCTATCTTGTATTGAAGAAACAGAATATAGAGAGCTCATTTGGGAAATGTTTTTACATCACGTGGCTTCAGGAGTTTGTTTAAATTCAAcaagaataattaaaaacagTTCAAAAGGTTCAAGTACAAAGTGATAACAACTTACgttttttgttaatttattttagtttcCATTTTGGACAATCTTCCTGTTTGTATTAgcagtttttatgaaaaatggTACTTTTAAACTAAAACTCATAGAAGAGTAACAACTGTAATTCTTTGTAAGTTTTTAAGAACCTTTAATAGTCATGTCAGCAATCAAactgaatttcaaaattaagcaaataaaaacacagagcTTTTTAAACAGCATACTGATGTATTTTGTAGGgataaaaacttaaaaatataaaattattataccctattattattattatatgtatatataatattattataatatgtatTGTATACCCACATATTGTATACTAAAGCTAGTctctgaaagtttttttttcgAGAACTTTATTAGCCTTAAGAGAACATTATTAACCCTATTATCAAACgctgatattttaaatatttaatgaatgATAAATGAATGAATTAAAGGAAGGAGCACCGTATAAAATATTAAGTAACATTTTTCTTATGTATTTTCTTAGTGATCCACAGTATCTTACAAACCTGATTTTGGATAGAACAGCAGCATGTGTTTCTTTGTCAGGAGAACAGAGAGAAATATCTTGGCTACTGTCAGTATTTAAGGAAACAGAATCTGACATTCGAGAAGGAGAGGAACAGTTGCTGTTATTCTGATTACTATTGTGGGTAGCTTCATCTGATAAGGAATCAGTATCTTTTGAAtcatctgaaataaaaatgtgtcaATTTCGTTAGATACACAGATCTTATTAACAGTAATttcatatatgtatgtatagtATTTAGAAGCTGCCTCTTGTTCTTCAGTAATTCGTATGACCAGAAACTAAAATGTAAGCTAACATCTTTGCAAAGTTCATTTAAACCTACAAAATACTGTTGGAAATAgttcctatttttaaaaatatttggccTAATGTAAACAGGCCTTATCTGCTAATTAAATCTAAATTCTTgctttatttccatttcccttgTCATACATGAGTTCTATATTACTGAATACTCCCTTAAAATATCTACCAAATCATATTTCATATGGATTTCAGAATTGTCCATTACATGAGTCTACTGGCTTCTAAGAAAACAAAGCACACTGCTTCACGTGCAGTATTTTGAAAGGGTACACCATTCCCGATTTTAAATATTCTATCATTATTAAAGCTATTTACTAGACCAACTGTTTCCTCTGGAACTATCTAGATCACTGGATAAGCTCTGTATAGCTTTTTAGGTAAAGTAAAAAATCAGCAATGAAAAATGTTCTTATGCAGATTTTGAAATCAATGCATTCCCATGCTTAGCAGATCCCTTAGGACAACATTTTCAGAGTAATTTACCCCTGTGCACATTGATTCTTGCATAATGTATGCATAGTTACATACTACATTcgtataaaaataatttctctgggGGAATTCAAGGCAGCTGGGATTCTGACATGAGTGTAGAAgcaaatacatttaaatttttgCTTCAAGGCAGTTACAGATGCCAAAAGCATATATTTTGTGGAACTAATGCCTGTCTTCAGGGACAAGAAAGAAGTTTTGACCTGGTACTTTAGtcagacaaaaaaatccaagcatTGGATGTCCACCTTTTCATCTGTATGTGATCCTCAGCAGACTCTTCCTGCTTCCACCATGTGGATTTCCTCATCAAATCTCACCTTTTTACATCTAATGTCCAGAAAAGCCTTTTGTCCTGGAAGTACTAGACTTGGATAtcatatattcaaaatattatttcctatCTTCTTTCTATATCAAGTTTTCTCTGAATCCTAGGCCATTTCTTACTCTTAAGGAAATGATTACCCAGACCAAATGTCTATTTCAGAGAATGTAAAATTTAGCTAGTAAAAAAAACAGATTCAGAATTTTCAGGCTAGaggagcaaagaaaaataaaagagtgaAATAACTCTGGAGAAAGTTTTTACAAGAAAGGATTATTCTTAAACTTTAGGAAGAGAGCACAGCTTCTGTAGAGAAATTTAAATAAGTGATACTGCTGCCTATAGCAGCAGTTATAGCATCTGCCTATCGCAGCAAGGATTCACAAAATCTGGGTGaagggagagataaagaatatTTCTAATATAAATACCACTGTCTGCAATCCTTTTCTTAAGGACATCAGGAGTGTGTTCAAGCTCTAAAACGCCCAAAACATACACCCCTTCTCTTCCTGCCTGATTTAAACTACAAGAATCAAGAAATGTATTCCAGTATATgcaattttcccccctttcaTTGCTTAGCTaggaaaatctttcttttaaaatataaaaattaagcCTACTTTTacttaatttaatttgaaaagctAACAACATTTATTTGAGTTAAGAAATTATCAAAATCACAAAACACTTTCAATGCTTTTTATGGTATCTTACCTTTTTTGCTGTTGCTTAGGGCTACCACCTTTGGTTGGTTTATGGAGGTTTCTATCAGTGGTGGTCGCATTTCTGCGATTTTCATCTCTTCATCAGAGGAGAGTTCTTCTGACTCCTGCTAAAGGAAAAACAGCATTATGCTATCTATTTTGAAGAGCACTTCAAAGGCGAGTAAATGCTAAACTATCACTCACTAAACTATAAAGGGGTAAAAAGATAAATTATGCACATAACacaggcaaagcaaaacaactCTGTAGCATATCTGTAGTGCAAGTCAACTGAATTATCTTTAAGAAGCAGCACTTTCAGACTTGCATTGTCACTGCTGAACTCTGTGGGTGACACTCTTGGAACAAGCAGATGAAGTCTTCATTCTAGGACTGGAGAGAACATCCAGTTGAGTCCAAGTCACAAAGTGATCACTGAACCAGCAAACACTGCAGACTGACCAGCTGGGTACTGGTTTTAAAAAAGAGAGCTATAAAGTAGCCATGACCAAGTCAATCCTAGGAATGGAGACATACACTGTGAGAAAAAACTGAAGGAGCTTGGTTTGCCTAATCTAGCTAACAGAAACAGAGTAAAGGTAGCTTGCCAGGGGTAAattccaaaaggaaaagaagttaCTTAACTTCAAGAGCAATGGCAGACAAAAAGCAATACTGAACACATTTAAGCTAGTACTCACTAGTTCTGAACCAAAAAATGGAACTCAGTGCACTTACGAGAGAGATTAATAGACAAAGCTGCTGCAAGAGGAGCCACGATTCACTTCCTACTGTAATATCCTACTGCTAGCCCAATAATAACTTATCTTCAAAACTCAATTGttttcagtaatattttgaaaaaacaaaTCCCCAACAAACCTTTCCTCAAAGCAGAAATTTCTTTCTAGTAAACATGCTTCCTGCTACAAAATCCATGTTACAAATTGCGAAGAAAGCCTACCAATATTCTCTTTTCTTACTGTTTTGGAACACTTAATGCATGGAACCTATTGGAGCATCATCTCATGATACCAAATATCTGGCCAGTTCTTATGTCTGCAGGAAGGACAAACTTGACTGAGACCTAAAAAACAAGCTACATCAGtcctaattaaaaataaaaaataaaaatccatcgGCTTTTCTCTAAAATCCAAACAACCAACCTGTTCACTATATCAACCACATGCCCTTCCTCTTGGATGTGACATATAAGTGTAATCAATGTCGAAATGAAAAGCTTACACACAGGCAAAGTTTAGCTATCTGGATTCTGCAACAGTGTTACCAGCAGGAAATAAGGAAATACATTCAAACAAGGGTATCACTGTACCAGACTCGTATACTTACTACAGCAACAAAGAATTACTATCATTAGACAACTGTTATGATCTTctgaaatcacattttaaaattaaagaaaaaatgtcaaTACCAGTATTTTCAGGAAGAATGTAGAAGCAGGAACATACTAGTGGGGAAGTAGCCAGTGACAGCCACTACTGCCTGTAACTCAAGTCTTTTCACTGTATGATATAGGCACATTCCACGGCTTACACcacacaggcaaaaaaaaaatcacttgtgaaattatgaaaaaagtACTTCAGAGGTTGTGACTGTGAACTGAGTGAATGACTACTTCCAAAATTTGTAATCAATCCCAAAATTTTctaaatatataaattcatGGTGTTTGATACAGAGATCCAAAGTTGAGAAGTTTAAAATCCTTCACTGTAAGGGAAAGACCATACTAAGTATATTCCAAGTAATATTCCTGACAGCTTACTAGTAAATACAGAggagtaaatatttttaaaatccctttCCACTTTTCATTTGAAATGCATGTGCATAATAACTTGGACACAAACATTTTATTGTTACTGACATTTCCTCATTTTAGCAATATTTAAAAGTGATTATTTAGTGAAGTACTGACAGTCAAACAACTAGAGAATTCTACAGAAGTATGAGTCTTTTCACAGTGTATATCAAGCTTTAACTGagtttgcattatttttctttaaatgcatGCATGCTTTATTATGAACTTTTTATTAGCTGTTTCAACTTTTACTTAATATAATCTGAAGCAAGAAAAGTACTGTATTGAAAACTGTCTGAATTTACAACATTTATGGAGGGCAATTTTCTTCTATTGTCAACAGAAATTTTCATCTCCCAGAAGAACAAATTCAGTACAACACCAGCAGAATTTCTAACTCCTACAATGCTCATAGCAATACCATACCTCAAGCATGTCCTCATGGTTGACAGTTGTTTTCGTGTTCTGCAAGGTTTTAACAAGTGCAGTCATCTGTGAatttgcagtgctgtgctcagctTCTGGTTCACTAGGCTTCTGCACAGAGCTTCCTGCTGAATATTGCTTTCTCTCATCAGCTTTGTTCTTTATTGAACCAACTTCTGAGGTCTACAAAATTAAGCGTTTAGCAGAGAAAGCATCCTGAAACCTTTTTAGCAACATACAGACCCAGCATTATAtattttgggaaaatatggaatgGAAAAATCTGAGCTCTGAAATTGTAAAGAACAGAATGCACCCGGTATAAAATGCTAAGAAAACACCATAGATAACTAAGGTACAGTCTCTACGCTGTGTCAGTCAGTCTGACTCTTATCCTTACTGGTGTCGATATATACCATTATATTTCAATATGTGTAAGTCATATGAAAAAAACAGGCCAATACCTGCAGTGATTCTATGTGAGCACCAAAAAGTAGTCCTATCTTCTACCATGCTGCATCAAGCTCTTAAGAGACTTGGGACACTTTCACCAATCTACTATTACTGCTTGTTACCACACAAAGCTTTCAGCCATGAGCACCAAAAAACTTCAAGATTATCCAAATTTCATTGTGAAGTCTGCAGATGAAAGAGGATCAGAGATGCCATCCTCCAGAAACCAAAGAAGGCAGCACATCCACAATTTGTATGTGTCTGAGAATTAGGTCACTTTTCTTGTTCTTAGTGCAGGAGTCAGACTGCTACTTCAAACCAGATGTTTGTTACAGATCTCCTTAGGAGGGGAAAAGGTAAACTGGTTCTGTAATCTgacaatttttctttctaaagcgtcagagggaagggagaagagaaTTAAAAGGAATCAATGACAATTTAGTCTTTGGAATTTCTTGCAAAACCAGAAGATAATGTAATCTCTAACCTTTACCCCCACATCTTTTACAGAAACTGCCTGGACTTCTCGTTTTGACTCCTTGGCACTATCTTCAGTTGATTCTTCATCCTTTAGTCTATGTACAATTGTCTGGACTGTTTTGACCATATTCTTCAGTTCATCAGGATATGGAGTTGGGTATCTCTTCAGATTGCCCTCCTGTGTAAAAAAAGGCAATAAGGTTCTACACTTATTTAAATGTCAGAACTAAAATGTAagctttaaaacaaataattaattagGCCACAACACTGAGTACTCTAGAATACCTTGATACTCAAGTCTGCCGGCACTGAGGCACACATAAGATTATACAACCAAGCAAGATTATGAATACTTTCACTCCCTTTCCCCCAGCATGTCCAATTATTCCAAGCAAGGATTAAGACAACTATAATTCACTTAAAATCAAGATTTATCATGGTTTCCCTACTTGTTTTCCACAGCACTATTACTCAGGTAGCATCCTAGTTAGGCCCTACACTACTAAGTATCAGCTTGAGCTCTTCCCTTGTGCCCTGTTGAAAATGATCTGGCCAAATAAATGATCTGGCCAAATAACACCAAAACTAAAagcaaacacaacaaaaaaatccaaactataATGGTTAATCCTGCTAGATACTCTTAAACTGATGACTTGATTTATTCAGCAGAGTGAAACCCATAACCAAAGTAAGGAAAAGGCTGAGATTAAGCGTGGAAGTAAGAGGGAGGGAAGCACCATgtatgcaaaaataaatttactaCTAACCCGAGGTGGTGCCTCTCTCTCATCTTTGTCTTCA
Above is a window of Lonchura striata isolate bLonStr1 chromosome Z, bLonStr1.mat, whole genome shotgun sequence DNA encoding:
- the ERBIN gene encoding erbin isoform X5, which gives rise to MAGQNQLIDGCSWWHIGVPFPARLLCLKMTTKRNLFLRLVPCRCLRGEEETVTTLDYSHCSLEQVPKEIFTFEKTLEELYLDANQIEELPKQLFNCQSLHKLSLPDNDLTTLPASIANLINLRELDVSKNGIQEFPENIKNCKVLTVVEASVNPISKLPDGFSQLLNLTQLYLNDAFLEFLPANFGRLTKLQILELRENQLKILPKTMSRLTQLERLDLGSNEFTEVPEVLEQLSGLKEFWMDGNRLTLIPGFIGTLKQLTYLDVSKNNIEVVEEGIAGCESLQDLLLSSNSLQQLPESIGSLKKVTTLKIDENQLIYLPDSIGGLISVEELDCSFNEIETLPSSVGQLSNIRTFAADHNFLTQLPSEIGNWKHVTVLFLHSNKLEFLPEEMGDMQKLKVINLSDNRLKNLPFTFTKLQQLTAMWLSDNQSKPLIPLQKEADPDTQKTVLTNYMFPQQPRTEEVMFLSDNESFNPSLWEEQRKQRAQVAFECDEDKDEREAPPREGNLKRYPTPYPDELKNMVKTVQTIVHRLKDEESTEDSAKESKREVQAVSVKDVGVKTSEVGSIKNKADERKQYSAGSSVQKPSEPEAEHSTANSQMTALVKTLQNTKTTVNHEDMLEESEELSSDEEMKIAEMRPPLIETSINQPKVVALSNSKKDDSKDTDSLSDEATHNSNQNNSNCSSPSRMSDSVSLNTDSSQDISLCSPDKETHAAVLSKIRQEDENLNNLLQNGGELSITVEEKLNVQEKVTNLSEYELSIEERLGLIGKGVDLSTPMEESHKLDQINMNINKLVSEEVVPVPVEKLETQKIVSVMGFLNKNAKEESEHLENGNKHQVNKVNGLPEETVQSPSKEKLAKSTTVDGDSAELSVSRSTEDLSPQRGGPVMKSHSITSMDNGGLKIYDAVNENGSQQPNLVVKSGSDTADGKNIVRSKSATLLYDQPLQVFPGSSSSSDLVSSTKTVFKFDSNHNPEGANLVRGSVTGGAQMLSAPQYNIQYSSSAAAKDALWPQKQNTQAEQGTLPHSRLLRSDSTETPSYVKHSGNMNFSNHNNVRASAVYSTHQRMAGRHTDLWAVPPGDRLLPGATRHTLQRQSSVSSTASINIGDSGPSRRAQVPEGDYLTYRDLHSMGRAAAVMSGQQRPLSARTYSIDGPNVSRPQSARPSVSEIPERTMSVSDFNYSRTSPSKRSNPRVNSEHSLLDPAGKTKVPHDWREQVLRHIEAKKLEKHPQASAPGDQCQDEVFISGQQNYSSATLSLKDVPPDSIKKAAVQMPLTNGQMCQPQRLPANYSQVHHLPPQSSVARHPSREQLIDYLMLKVAHQPPYTQSQCSPRQSHELVKQEIRVRVDKDPELGFSISGGVGGRGNPFRPEDDGIFVTRVQPDGPASKLLQPGDKIIQANGYSFINIDHGQAVSLLKTFQNAVELIIVREVSS